A DNA window from Thermoanaerobaculales bacterium contains the following coding sequences:
- a CDS encoding hydantoinase B/oxoprolinase family protein, whose amino-acid sequence MALSGGPWQVWIDTGGTFTDCVAVDPAGRTRTCKVLSSGALRDVIEDVDDAGRVRLRGGALLPDGFLAGFSLAPLGSDARVEIVEHDAGTGSVRLAGVDLSTLRVGCPVELRSGDEAPLLAARLVTGTRPGHALPPMAMRLATTRGTNALLERRGARTVHLTTAGFEDLLAIGDQRRPDLFALRIEPTDPLPEEVVGLPERLAADGAVVQALDLDAAAAAIGDLRGRGFCCASVALLHAQRDPRHEELVAALLRDAGFDYVARSSALSPFQGLLRRSQTAAADAYLGPPVADYLRAVQDGLGRAGASLHVMTSAGGLVEARSCRPVDCLLSGPAGGVVGAATVGRRAGLERVIGFDMGGTSTDVARFDGDFEYVFEHRVGPVRLVAPALAIETVAAGGGSICRVEHGKLAVGPQSAGADPGPASYGAGGPLSLTDVNLLLGRLVPSRFPIPIDVGAARARFDELRAEAPGELGGSGEAILEGLLRIADERMAEAIRHISVRKGIDPATYSLVAFGGAGGQHACRVAELLGIGDVVLPGDAGLLSAVGLGHAVIERFSQREILRPLEDCIDRVDGWFRELEAEAERALAEEGVERRHVDQPRRIVALRYSGQDATLEIEPRAGCDLRTEFERRYFELFSYRPCERAIEMVWVRAVVRSRRREPGPTGSEDVGAAPARGAVGRQRCYLDGAWREVPCLAAAGLAAGEALRGPALILQEHSALVVPSGWRVEKLCGGDVRARREAAPPRPSPRPERPRAVELELMSHRFASIAREMGELLRRAAISTNIKEREDFSCTLLDPAGRLVVNAPHIPVHLGAMGLCVRELAARLALAPGDVVVTNHPACGGSHLPDVTLAAPIHLHGRLLGYVACRAHHAEIGGIRPGSVPPDARCLAEEGVVIPPTLLVAGGAPRWERIEELLAGGPHPTRMLADNLADLRAMLAAVNRGRDGLLRLALAVGPDHVIEHMDALRQHAADQVRQALRRIPDGVHRGAQLLDDGAPLVATFTIDGERAVLDFAGTAGVHPGNLNATPAIVSSVVMYVMRLLVHADLPLNEGLLEPVTVHIPAGILNPPFVDDPAHCPAVVGGNVETSQRLVDTLLEALRLVGCSQGTMNNLSFGDARFGYYETVAGGSGAGHGFDGASGVHTHMTNTSATDPEVLEHRYPVRLRRFTIRHGSGGGGRWRGGDGLIREIEFLSPLELSILSQHRVSAPYGMAGGGDGAVGRQVLVRPAGDHRELAGIDGCRVEPGDRLILETPGGGGWGAEER is encoded by the coding sequence ATGGCGTTGAGCGGGGGCCCCTGGCAAGTCTGGATCGACACCGGTGGCACCTTCACCGACTGCGTGGCAGTCGATCCGGCGGGCCGGACCCGGACCTGCAAGGTGCTCTCGAGCGGCGCGCTCCGCGATGTCATCGAGGACGTCGACGACGCCGGGCGGGTCCGCCTTCGCGGCGGAGCGCTTCTCCCGGACGGGTTCCTCGCCGGCTTCTCGTTGGCGCCGCTCGGCAGCGACGCCCGGGTCGAGATCGTCGAGCACGACGCCGGGACCGGCTCGGTCCGCCTGGCCGGGGTCGATCTCTCCACCCTGAGGGTGGGCTGTCCAGTCGAGCTGAGGTCAGGGGACGAGGCGCCGCTGCTGGCGGCGCGGCTGGTCACCGGCACGCGACCCGGCCACGCCCTGCCGCCGATGGCGATGCGGCTGGCGACCACTCGAGGCACGAACGCGCTGCTCGAGCGACGGGGCGCGCGCACCGTCCACCTCACCACCGCCGGGTTCGAGGACCTCCTGGCGATCGGCGATCAGCGGCGGCCCGACCTGTTCGCGCTGCGGATCGAGCCCACGGATCCGCTCCCCGAGGAGGTCGTGGGCCTTCCCGAGCGACTGGCCGCGGACGGCGCGGTGGTCCAGGCGCTGGATCTCGACGCGGCCGCCGCGGCGATCGGCGACCTGCGCGGCCGTGGATTCTGCTGCGCCAGCGTCGCCCTGCTCCACGCCCAGCGCGATCCCCGCCACGAGGAGCTCGTCGCGGCACTGCTGCGCGACGCCGGCTTCGACTACGTGGCACGCTCGAGCGCGCTCAGCCCCTTCCAGGGCCTGCTCCGCCGTTCCCAGACCGCCGCTGCCGACGCCTACCTGGGGCCGCCGGTCGCCGACTACCTGCGGGCGGTGCAGGACGGGCTCGGCAGGGCAGGCGCCAGCCTCCACGTGATGACCAGCGCAGGCGGCCTCGTCGAGGCCCGGAGTTGCCGTCCGGTGGACTGCCTCCTGAGCGGCCCCGCCGGAGGGGTCGTCGGGGCGGCGACGGTCGGGCGCAGGGCCGGCCTGGAGCGAGTGATCGGCTTCGACATGGGCGGCACCAGCACCGACGTGGCCCGTTTCGACGGCGACTTCGAGTACGTCTTCGAGCACCGGGTGGGCCCCGTCCGCCTCGTGGCGCCCGCGCTCGCGATCGAGACCGTGGCCGCGGGAGGAGGGTCGATCTGCCGGGTCGAGCACGGGAAGCTGGCGGTCGGGCCCCAGAGCGCAGGCGCCGATCCGGGCCCGGCGTCGTATGGCGCCGGCGGGCCGCTGTCGCTCACCGACGTCAACCTCCTCCTCGGCCGGCTGGTCCCGTCGCGATTCCCGATCCCGATCGACGTGGGCGCGGCGCGCGCGCGCTTCGACGAGCTCCGCGCCGAGGCGCCCGGCGAGCTGGGTGGCAGCGGCGAGGCCATCCTGGAGGGGCTGCTCCGGATCGCCGACGAGCGCATGGCCGAGGCGATCCGCCACATCTCGGTGCGCAAGGGCATCGACCCGGCGACCTACAGCCTGGTCGCCTTCGGCGGCGCGGGCGGCCAGCACGCCTGCCGGGTCGCCGAGCTGCTCGGCATCGGGGACGTCGTCCTGCCCGGTGACGCCGGGCTGCTGAGCGCCGTCGGCCTGGGCCACGCGGTGATCGAGCGGTTCTCACAGCGCGAGATCCTGCGGCCGCTGGAGGACTGCATCGACCGGGTCGACGGTTGGTTCCGGGAGCTCGAGGCGGAGGCCGAACGGGCGCTCGCCGAGGAGGGCGTCGAGCGCCGCCACGTCGACCAGCCGCGCCGGATCGTCGCCTTGCGGTACTCCGGCCAGGACGCGACCCTCGAGATCGAGCCGCGGGCGGGCTGCGACCTGCGGACAGAGTTCGAGCGCCGGTACTTCGAGCTGTTCTCCTACCGGCCCTGCGAACGCGCGATCGAGATGGTCTGGGTCCGCGCCGTGGTGCGGAGCCGCCGCCGGGAGCCCGGCCCGACCGGCAGCGAGGATGTCGGGGCGGCGCCGGCGCGCGGCGCGGTCGGCCGCCAACGCTGCTACCTCGACGGGGCCTGGCGCGAGGTGCCGTGCCTCGCGGCCGCGGGCCTTGCGGCCGGGGAGGCGCTCCGGGGGCCGGCGCTGATCCTGCAGGAGCACAGCGCGCTGGTGGTGCCGAGCGGCTGGCGGGTGGAGAAGCTCTGCGGCGGCGACGTCCGGGCGCGGCGAGAGGCCGCGCCCCCGCGTCCGTCGCCGCGACCGGAGCGCCCGCGGGCGGTCGAGCTCGAGCTGATGAGCCACCGGTTCGCGAGCATCGCCCGCGAGATGGGCGAGCTGCTGCGGCGCGCAGCGATCTCCACCAACATCAAGGAGCGCGAGGACTTCTCGTGCACGCTCCTCGACCCGGCCGGGCGGCTGGTCGTCAATGCGCCCCACATCCCGGTCCATCTCGGAGCCATGGGCCTGTGCGTCCGCGAGCTGGCCGCCCGCTTGGCGCTGGCGCCGGGCGACGTGGTGGTGACCAACCACCCTGCCTGCGGGGGCTCTCACCTGCCGGACGTGACCCTGGCGGCGCCCATCCACCTGCACGGCCGGCTCCTCGGGTACGTCGCCTGCCGGGCCCACCACGCCGAGATCGGCGGCATCCGGCCGGGGTCGGTTCCACCGGACGCGCGCTGCCTGGCCGAGGAAGGGGTGGTGATCCCGCCGACGCTGCTGGTCGCAGGCGGGGCCCCGAGATGGGAGCGGATCGAGGAGCTCCTGGCCGGCGGGCCGCACCCCACCCGGATGCTCGCCGACAACCTCGCCGACCTGCGGGCGATGCTGGCCGCCGTCAACCGCGGACGCGACGGCCTCCTCCGCCTCGCCCTGGCGGTCGGCCCCGACCACGTGATCGAGCACATGGACGCCCTTCGGCAGCACGCGGCGGACCAGGTCCGGCAGGCGCTGCGGCGAATCCCCGACGGCGTCCACCGTGGGGCGCAGCTGCTCGACGACGGCGCTCCGCTGGTGGCCACGTTCACGATCGATGGCGAGCGGGCGGTGCTCGACTTCGCCGGCACGGCCGGGGTCCATCCCGGCAACCTCAACGCGACCCCGGCCATCGTCTCGAGCGTCGTCATGTACGTGATGCGGCTCCTCGTCCACGCCGACCTGCCGCTCAACGAGGGCCTCCTCGAGCCGGTCACGGTGCACATCCCGGCGGGCATCCTCAACCCACCGTTCGTCGACGACCCGGCACACTGCCCCGCGGTGGTTGGCGGCAACGTCGAGACCAGCCAGCGCCTGGTCGACACTCTGCTCGAGGCGCTGCGCCTCGTCGGCTGCAGCCAGGGCACCATGAACAACCTCAGCTTCGGCGACGCCCGCTTCGGATACTACGAGACGGTGGCAGGCGGCAGCGGCGCCGGGCACGGATTCGACGGCGCGAGCGGCGTCCACACCCACATGACCAACACCAGCGCCACCGACCCCGAGGTGCTCGAGCACCGGTACCCGGTGCGGCTGCGCCGGTTCACGATCCGTCATGGCTCCGGGGGCGGCGGGCGCTGGCGCGGCGGCGACGGCCTGATCCGCGAGATCGAGTTCCTGTCACCGCTTGAGCTCTCGATCCTCAGCCAGCACCGGGTGAGCGCACCGTACGGGATGGCCGGCGGGGGCGACGGCGCGGTCGGGCGCCAGGTCCTGGTCCGGCCGGCCGGGGATCACCGCGAGCTCGCCGGCATCGACGGCTGCCGCGTCGAGCCGGGCGACCGGCTGATCCTCGAGACGCCCGGCGGGGGCGGGTGGGGCGCGGAGGAGCGATGA
- a CDS encoding glycosyltransferase family 2 protein produces the protein MSQEASAAVELSVVVPVFNELANLDPLVERVRTTLDGLSLSWELVAVDDGSSDGSGDRLDALAASEPRLRVLHFSPHSGQSAALMAGIGQARGRWIAVTDADLQTYPEDLPRLLESVKEGGVDAAVGIREERRDSGWKRVSSRFANWVRNRLTREDIVDTGCPLKVFRAEATACLIPFDGMHRFLPTMLRMGGYTVSQIPVRHAPRTAGRSHYGTWDRAFRGLRDALGVRWLQDRRLRWKLR, from the coding sequence GTGAGCCAGGAGGCGTCTGCCGCCGTCGAACTCTCCGTGGTCGTGCCGGTGTTCAACGAGCTCGCCAACCTCGATCCCCTGGTCGAGCGCGTGCGCACCACCCTGGACGGGCTGTCGTTGAGCTGGGAGCTGGTGGCCGTGGACGACGGATCGAGTGACGGCTCCGGCGACCGGCTCGATGCGCTCGCGGCATCCGAGCCTCGGCTCAGGGTGCTGCACTTCTCGCCTCACAGCGGCCAGTCGGCGGCGCTCATGGCCGGTATCGGGCAGGCGCGCGGCCGCTGGATCGCCGTGACCGACGCCGACCTGCAGACCTATCCCGAAGACCTCCCTCGGTTGCTCGAGTCGGTGAAGGAGGGGGGGGTCGACGCGGCGGTCGGAATCCGGGAGGAGCGCCGCGACAGCGGTTGGAAGCGAGTCTCGTCCCGCTTCGCCAACTGGGTGCGCAACCGGCTCACCCGCGAGGACATCGTCGACACCGGCTGCCCCCTCAAGGTGTTTCGCGCCGAGGCGACAGCGTGCCTCATTCCGTTCGACGGCATGCACCGTTTTCTGCCGACCATGCTCCGGATGGGCGGCTACACGGTGAGCCAGATCCCGGTCCGGCACGCCCCACGCACCGCGGGCCGCAGCCACTACGGCACCTGGGACCGCGCCTTCCGCGGCCTGCGCGACGCGCTCGGAGTGCGCTGGCTGCAGGACCGCCGGCTGCGCTGGAAGCTGCGTTGA
- a CDS encoding PLP-dependent aminotransferase family protein yields MDELFRLSRLGRALRPSPIRELFRVAGQPGMISFAGGLPDPDGFPVERFAACASVLRDGGRSVLQYGPSEGHAPLRETLLEMMADRLGYPVRPEELLVTTGSQQAVNLIARVLIDPGDPVLVEGPTYPGTIHTLRNAGARFVAVPCDADGMIVDGLADAVARCEAECGLRPKLLYTIPDFSNPSGACLTLDRRRRLLETAAQLSIPVVEDDPYGQLRYRGEPLPTLKRLAGNAPAVLYVSSFSKILAPGVRVAWAVGSPDVIRAMVLMRQGEDLCTATVTQALVGEYCRRGDLDAHLATILDIYSAKCAAMERALSEHLPEGTAEWRAPDGGFFFWLRMRGRSSRELFDRAIAEGVAFVPGAAFYPSRDEQFGEPAVGDEFARLCFTFADQAAIDEGCRRLARALAPA; encoded by the coding sequence ATGGACGAGCTCTTCCGCCTCTCTCGCCTCGGGCGCGCGCTGCGCCCATCGCCGATCCGCGAGCTGTTCCGGGTCGCCGGCCAACCCGGGATGATCTCCTTCGCCGGCGGCCTGCCCGACCCGGACGGCTTCCCGGTGGAGCGCTTCGCCGCGTGCGCCTCGGTCCTGCGCGATGGCGGTCGCAGCGTGCTGCAGTACGGGCCGAGCGAGGGCCACGCGCCCCTGCGGGAAACCCTGCTCGAGATGATGGCGGACCGGCTCGGTTACCCGGTCCGCCCCGAGGAGCTGCTGGTGACCACCGGGTCCCAGCAGGCCGTCAACCTGATCGCCCGCGTCCTCATCGACCCGGGCGACCCGGTGCTCGTCGAGGGGCCGACCTACCCCGGCACCATCCACACCCTGCGCAACGCCGGGGCGCGCTTCGTCGCCGTGCCCTGCGACGCCGACGGGATGATCGTGGACGGCCTCGCCGACGCGGTGGCGCGCTGCGAGGCCGAGTGCGGGCTCAGGCCGAAGCTGCTGTACACGATCCCGGACTTCTCCAACCCGTCGGGGGCCTGCCTGACGCTCGACCGCCGCCGGCGGCTTCTCGAGACCGCCGCGCAGCTTTCGATCCCGGTGGTCGAGGACGATCCGTACGGCCAGCTTCGCTACCGGGGCGAGCCGCTGCCGACACTCAAGCGGCTCGCCGGCAACGCGCCGGCAGTCCTCTACGTGTCGTCGTTCTCGAAGATCCTGGCGCCCGGCGTCCGGGTCGCGTGGGCGGTCGGATCGCCGGATGTCATCCGCGCGATGGTGCTCATGCGCCAGGGCGAGGACCTCTGCACCGCGACCGTCACCCAGGCCCTGGTCGGCGAGTACTGCCGCCGCGGCGACCTCGACGCCCACCTCGCGACCATCCTCGACATCTACTCGGCGAAGTGCGCGGCCATGGAGCGGGCCCTGTCCGAGCACCTCCCCGAGGGGACCGCCGAGTGGCGGGCGCCGGACGGCGGCTTCTTCTTCTGGCTGCGGATGCGCGGCCGGTCGAGCCGCGAGCTGTTCGACCGCGCCATCGCCGAGGGCGTGGCCTTCGTGCCGGGAGCGGCCTTCTACCCGTCTCGCGACGAGCAGTTCGGCGAGCCGGCGGTTGGCGACGAGTTCGCTCGCCTGTGCTTCACCTTCGCCGACCAGGCCGCGATCGACGAGGGATGCCGTCGACTGGCACGGGCGCTGGCCCCGGCGTAG
- a CDS encoding lipid-A-disaccharide synthase N-terminal domain-containing protein, whose protein sequence is MRRHRTLSPPIWLAVAVALAAALLSASLQLPAQGPPPTEPGAASPSSVKMELKPLPEGVDRVRLEADGAGGHWYVLELSGGGEERVRPDELAARVERDQRSRGFWFRLLNISSPIGFAWVAMGLLGQVLFTGRMLLQWLVSERSKRSVVPVGFWWLSLVGASMLLVYFIWRRDIVGVLGQCAGWVVYGRNLWLIRRERRLHAAAAT, encoded by the coding sequence ATGCGGCGGCACCGGACACTCTCGCCCCCGATCTGGCTGGCGGTGGCGGTGGCGTTGGCGGCGGCCTTGCTGAGCGCCTCGCTCCAGCTGCCGGCGCAGGGGCCCCCGCCCACGGAGCCGGGGGCGGCATCGCCGAGCTCGGTCAAGATGGAGCTCAAACCGCTCCCCGAGGGCGTGGACCGGGTCCGTCTCGAGGCGGACGGCGCCGGCGGCCACTGGTACGTCCTGGAGCTGTCCGGCGGCGGCGAGGAGCGGGTGCGTCCGGACGAGCTCGCGGCGAGAGTGGAGCGCGATCAGCGCAGCCGTGGCTTCTGGTTCCGGCTGCTCAACATCAGCTCGCCGATCGGCTTCGCGTGGGTCGCGATGGGGCTGCTCGGGCAGGTCCTGTTCACCGGCCGGATGCTCTTGCAGTGGCTGGTCAGCGAGCGCAGCAAGCGCTCGGTGGTGCCGGTGGGCTTCTGGTGGTTGAGCCTGGTCGGCGCCTCGATGCTGCTCGTCTACTTCATCTGGCGGCGCGACATCGTCGGCGTGCTCGGCCAGTGCGCCGGCTGGGTGGTCTACGGCCGCAACCTGTGGCTGATCCGCCGCGAGCGCCGGCTGCACGCCGCTGCCGCCACCTGA
- a CDS encoding glycosyltransferase family 39 protein yields the protein MQSQCDVVPPGRAVPAAAGGAAWNRLGALSAAARWAIAGAALLAFALAFQGSRPLWEPDEGRYVAVALEMIQLDDYLVPRLHHQFPHFAKPPLTYWAITACVRTLGVSEWAVRLPNALAYAATVLLVFAIGRRLCPDDAGLAAVVYASFVMTNTAANIVTSDTLLTAFEALAVWGFASWWWGVERRRRGWLAVMWLGFALAFLTKGPVGLLPLLGIGALVAASDGLRGLGALFPAAGLALFALVGCGWYVAVVVRRPELVGYFLGEEFVGRVFTRVHGRNPEWYGAATVYLPAFLLGALPWTAVLAARLRHAGRVFRPSWWRRCLRDDPALFFALAWPLLGVLIFIFSRSRLHLYVLPLFPALALLTAMALRGRWRWTPRALCLIALWLALLVGLRAAAAHVPSHRDARAAAREVAALADEAYDEIVLVGVRNGYGLRFYLGREVEHVAFSAEDLERGVAHSNQTLEQELAESERQIFVVDTRRAERFEEIVRSAGRTPQLQGMVRGVSVYFCPR from the coding sequence ATGCAGTCTCAGTGCGACGTCGTGCCGCCGGGGCGCGCGGTGCCGGCCGCCGCCGGGGGGGCGGCGTGGAACCGTCTCGGCGCGCTTTCCGCCGCGGCCAGGTGGGCGATCGCCGGTGCGGCCTTGCTGGCGTTCGCGCTCGCCTTCCAGGGCTCGCGACCGCTGTGGGAGCCCGACGAGGGACGCTACGTCGCTGTCGCGCTCGAGATGATTCAGCTCGACGACTACCTGGTGCCGCGCCTGCACCATCAGTTTCCCCACTTCGCCAAGCCGCCGCTGACCTACTGGGCGATCACGGCCTGCGTGCGCACCTTGGGCGTCAGCGAGTGGGCGGTGCGGCTGCCGAATGCGCTCGCCTACGCCGCGACGGTGCTGCTCGTGTTCGCGATCGGCCGCCGCCTCTGCCCGGACGACGCCGGGCTCGCTGCCGTGGTGTACGCGAGCTTCGTAATGACCAACACCGCGGCCAACATCGTCACCTCGGACACCTTGCTCACGGCGTTCGAGGCGCTGGCGGTGTGGGGGTTCGCGAGCTGGTGGTGGGGGGTGGAGCGACGACGGCGGGGCTGGCTCGCGGTGATGTGGCTGGGCTTCGCGCTCGCCTTCCTCACCAAGGGGCCGGTCGGGCTGCTGCCGTTGCTCGGGATCGGAGCGCTGGTGGCGGCGAGCGACGGTCTGCGCGGCCTCGGCGCCCTGTTCCCGGCCGCCGGGCTCGCCCTCTTCGCGCTGGTCGGCTGTGGCTGGTACGTGGCGGTGGTCGTCCGACGCCCCGAGCTCGTCGGCTACTTCCTGGGCGAGGAGTTCGTGGGCCGGGTGTTCACCCGTGTCCACGGCCGCAACCCGGAGTGGTACGGAGCCGCCACGGTCTACCTGCCGGCCTTCCTGCTCGGGGCCCTGCCGTGGACCGCGGTCCTGGCCGCGCGGCTGCGCCACGCCGGCCGCGTCTTCCGGCCGAGCTGGTGGCGGCGCTGCCTGCGCGACGATCCGGCTCTCTTCTTCGCGCTGGCCTGGCCGCTGCTGGGCGTGCTCATCTTCATCTTCTCCCGGTCGCGGCTTCACCTCTACGTGCTGCCGCTGTTCCCGGCGCTGGCGCTGCTGACCGCCATGGCGCTGCGGGGGAGGTGGCGCTGGACCCCGCGTGCCCTCTGCCTGATCGCGCTCTGGCTCGCGCTGCTGGTCGGACTGCGGGCCGCGGCTGCGCACGTCCCGAGCCATCGCGACGCCCGGGCGGCCGCACGCGAGGTGGCGGCGCTGGCCGACGAGGCATACGACGAGATCGTGCTGGTGGGCGTGCGCAACGGCTACGGGCTCCGCTTCTATCTCGGGCGCGAGGTCGAGCACGTGGCCTTCTCGGCGGAGGATCTCGAACGGGGCGTCGCTCACTCCAACCAGACCCTGGAGCAGGAGCTGGCCGAGAGCGAGCGGCAGATCTTCGTGGTCGACACCAGGCGTGCCGAGCGCTTCGAGGAGATCGTCCGCTCCGCCGGCCGCACCCCGCAGCTGCAGGGCATGGTCCGGGGCGTGAGCGTCTACTTCTGCCCGCGGTGA